A single genomic interval of Coturnix japonica isolate 7356 chromosome 14, Coturnix japonica 2.1, whole genome shotgun sequence harbors:
- the TEKT4 gene encoding tektin-4, which translates to MAAMEEAQGSPGGPVPARVPLTKEPAPQTVPATQLPMKVHEAALKTGPDSSSGLATAGFRTAKYLPPEWHQTNYNLFHKALSSCEESGNNRDESKELSESTAAATERAQKDSTAALGLRLQNIHYWKSELQKEIEDLDAETNLLAAQKLRLERALDATEVPYAIATDNLQCRERRQPPDLVCDEVERELLKEAELIRNVQELLKRTLMQATNQMRLNRDHKEICEMDWSDKVETYNIDDKCGRYKNQSTNIQFHPGSVKFEESASTPETWAKFSHDNIYRAERERLASVNLRTLIDNILHDVSEDLRMQCAAVNEAFHKHCLELDDTKQKLEHHLKQTLREIGDQEANIVALKQAIRDKEGPMKVAQTRLYDRSFRPNVELCRDDAQFRLINEVEVITESIESLKKKLQEAEQSLRNLEDTRMNLEKDIAVKTNSIFIDRQKCLAHRTRYPTVLKLAGYRP; encoded by the exons ATGGCCGCTATGGAGGAAGCTCAGGGAAGCCCCGGCGGCCCGGTACCCGCTCGGGTACCGCTGACTAAAGAGCCGGCACCTCAAACAGTGCCCGCTACTCAGCTGCCTATGAAGGTTCACGAGGCGGCGCTGAAGACGGGGCCTGATTCCTCCAGCGGCCTTGCCACGGCCGGCTTCCGCACTGCCAAGTATCTGCCCCCCGAATGGCACCAGACTAATTATAACTTGTTCCACAAGGCCCTGTCCAGCTGTGAGGAGTCCGGGAATAATAGAGATGAATCTAAAGAGCTgtctgagagcacagcagctgctacAGAGCGAGCACAAAAAGATTCCACTGCTGCCCTAGGCCTGAGGCTGCAGAACATCCACTACTGGAAGTCTGAGCTTCAGAAGGAGATTGAGGATCTGGATGCAGAGACCAACCTGCTGGCAGCTCAGAAGTTGAGGCTGGAAAGGGCACTCGATGCTACCGAGGTGCCTTATGCCATCGCAACAGATAACCTGCAGTGCCGGGAGAGGAGGCAGCCCCCAGACCTGGTCTGTGATGAGGTGGAGAGGGAGCTGCTGAAG GAAGCTGAGCTTATCAGAAATGTCCAGGAGCTTTTGAAGAGAACTTTGATGCAAGCCACTAACCAGATGCG ATTAAATCGAGACCACAAAGAAATCTGTGAAATGGACTGGTCAGACAAAGTTGAAACATACAACATTGATGATAAATGTGGAAGATACAAGAACCAGAGCACCAACATCCAGTTCCATCCTGGCTCAGTGAAGTTTGAAGAGAG TGCATCAACACCAGAGACATGGGCCAAGTTCAGTCATGACAACATCTATAGGGCAGAACGAGAAAGACTGGCTTCAGTTAATCTTCGCACTTTGATTGATAATATTCTTCATGATGTATCTGAGGACCTGAGgatgcagtgtgctgctgttaATGAGGCTTTTCACAAACATTGTTTGGAGCTGGAtgatacaaaacagaaactagAGCATCATTTGAAACAA ACCCTTAGGGAAATAGGAGATCAAGAAGCTAACATTGTTGCTCTCAAACAAGCCATCAGAGACAAAGAAGGCCCCATGAAAGTGGCTCAAACGAGACTGTATGACAGGTCTTTTAGACCCAATGTCgagctctgcagagatgatGCACAATTCAG GTTGATCAACGAAGTTGAAGTAATAACAGAATCCATTGAATCGctgaagaaaaaactgcagGAAGCTGAACAGTCTCTGAGGAACCTGGAAGACACACGGATGAATTTAGAAAAAGACAtagctgtgaaaacaaacagtatttttatagACAGGCAAAAGTGTTTGGCCCATCGCACACGTTACCCAACTGTTCTGAAACTAGCAGGTTACCGGCCGTAA